In the genome of Etheostoma cragini isolate CJK2018 chromosome 5, CSU_Ecrag_1.0, whole genome shotgun sequence, the window GTACAAGTCTAAAAGCCAACTTTCAAACTGACCAGATGGTGGCAGAatctcatttttattattttttttgttgactttaGATAGCTCTGGTtttaaagttacttttttttacaactttggaaaaatatgtttttttttgctcttttttttttaatcgtgtACAAATATTTTCATGTAGAGAACATAAAATTTTCCCTCAGATTCTAGACCTATAGCTACCACCCCCAAAAGATCTGCATAATGTGTGACATCAAATCAACACAAATAACATCTAATGCCTTAGTCAATGGATCAATTCCAAAGGGGAAATTATTAAATCATCCCATCTGCCACTCTGTCTCATTTGTTGTTGGTCTGAAGAGGATATCCCTCCCTGCtctactggtgtgtgtgtgtgtgtgtgtgtgttgttcctGGGCTGTGCCACTTGTTAGAAGTGAATCATGGAGTTTACACATCCAAGAATAATAATGATCCAGTTTTAATGAACATTTGGGCCTTCTGCTACTTAACTTGCTTTGAGGCTCTTATTATTAGCTCAAATTGCTAAAAAATGTTGACCAGCATTTCCCAAAGATAAAATCctgaaatgtctgttttgttcaaaactcaaatatattcacTTTACTGTCATAAAAGGACTAAAGTGAGTTGCAGAGGGATGGATCATTTTAAATTGCAGGGCTTACATACACTCCATTCTGATTCTACATGCCAACCAGAATCAGCTTCATCTTGGACTGTTTCTACTACAGAAAGCAACAAACAGCTCTAATTTAAGTTAAAATACAGAACTGCTGAAGTACTTATAGGATGAAGTGGAATGTATAGCACtttcatgaaaaacaaataatctgTGTCTTAGCATTGTCACTGATTTTTATATTACTACACAGTAGCAAGCACTAACTGACTTACAGGGGACATACTATAAGTGTGTGATtgttttcaatgtctttcttcCACCTTGATTCTCAGACTTATGAATCAGGGTCTTACTATATGACTAAAATAAGTGATAGTAATGAAGTGCATTAACAATCCAAGTATTTGGTCATGCAGTTTGATATAACATGGTGTCCCGATCTAATAGACAAAGGCTCAATTAATCACTGCAAAGACATCCATTGCAGCTTCATTGTTAAGTATCTCATATAGTATCTGAGCATACCCGGACTTGTTCTTGTCTAGCATACTGGGAGCCAGCGCTCTGATGTAAGCACAGGTACAGATCAGGAGGAGAATCACTGTTAACAGCGACTGGAAGTTGAAAATGGCCGACTgcaagatgaaaaagaaattatataTTTAGTAACAGACATGATCTAGTTCAGCTCACCAGCAATATATCATACACATTAGAAACACTGACTTCCCTTTAGTTCATTTTCTGTAACACTGGTGTCATGTTACTTGTAACAAGGAATGTCGTTGTAGCAGCTGTGCTTTCTGTgtgacaacaaactggactgtAGACCCAGTTAAAGTCACACCATTGTCAAAAACTCAACGCCAAAAAGCCTGTTTTCGATGGCGTGCAAATCAAAATGATCCTACATTTTCATATACTAATTTACAAAATCAATTTTGTGGCTTAAGAACAATAACAATCTCATGCTGCCATGTACCAAAACGAAGACCCAAGAATACTCTGACTAGCTTCAAGCTATGTATCTTACTTAAAACCCAAGACAAACTGTAGGACAAAACTTCATCCCAAACAGTCTGAACTGCAGATTagtgatttgtgtttgtttttgtgttaaatgcATACTTTTCACCAACTGTGTGTCTGCTGATGCTCCTGAGATGGAGACAACTGATGACATTGCTTAAGTCCTCCCTTCCCCGGTTGGGTACAAATGTGTTGTTCCCTGTCCTCGCCTGTCAACTACACTGGGGTGCAGCTTAGTTGGCCAACAATACAGGACATCTCACAGTCAAAGACAAGGCTCATCATACTCTGCACTCCAAAGCTGAAACTACCAAAGGGCTTTATAATTATTTCTGATGcaacctcttctgaaaacttCAGTTTCTACTCACAGAAATATGTGTATTAATCTTTAA includes:
- the tmem167a gene encoding protein kish-A, coding for MSAIFNFQSLLTVILLLICTCAYIRALAPSMLDKNKSGLLGIFWKCARIGERKSPWVACCCVIMAFSILFLQ